The Streptomyces europaeiscabiei genome window below encodes:
- a CDS encoding purple acid phosphatase family protein — translation MGVPEQLAERMSMAEQHEYLRSKFSRRSMIRGGAVTLGAVAGGAFVPATARAATPAALRTSVPTQAGASAERVDGSLVAPFGRHLAYGNDPRTEITISWQVPLPVKKPFVRIGTHASHLSVKIDAEVRTLHTPAGVGASADHTQYYVHAKLTHLKPGRTYFYGVGHDGFDPASPRFAGTIGTFTTAPAHKAPFTFTAFGDEGVGYHGLANNSLLLGQNPAFHLHAGDIAYADPAGQGKTADTGFDSRVWDQFLAQTEAVAKSVPWMPAYGNHDMEAWYSPNGYGGEEARWNLPDNGPDRKNLPGVYSFVYGNTAVVSLDANDISFEIPANLGISGGTQTKWLEAQLKKFRAAKDVDFVVVFFHHCAYCTSTAHASEGGVRQEWVPLFEKYAVDLVINGHNHQYERTDVIKAGAVTKKLPIGGTAYPETEGVVYVTAGAAGRSLYSFTAPLSYEGHENEVESVSSYINTKEGKQNETVTWSRVRYLDYSFLRVDVKPAPKGHYATLTVRGIAETGAQVDHFTVARRAK, via the coding sequence ATGGGCGTACCCGAGCAGCTGGCCGAGCGCATGAGCATGGCCGAGCAGCACGAGTACCTGCGCTCCAAGTTCTCCCGGCGCTCGATGATCAGAGGCGGCGCCGTCACGCTCGGCGCCGTCGCGGGCGGCGCGTTCGTTCCGGCCACGGCCCGGGCCGCCACCCCGGCCGCCCTCCGCACCTCGGTTCCGACCCAGGCCGGCGCGAGCGCCGAGCGCGTCGACGGCTCCCTCGTCGCCCCCTTCGGCCGCCACCTCGCCTACGGCAACGACCCGCGCACCGAGATCACCATCTCCTGGCAGGTCCCGCTCCCGGTGAAGAAGCCCTTCGTGCGGATCGGCACCCACGCCTCGCACCTCTCCGTCAAGATCGACGCCGAGGTCCGCACCCTCCACACCCCGGCCGGCGTCGGAGCCAGTGCCGATCACACGCAGTACTACGTGCACGCCAAGCTCACCCACCTCAAGCCCGGCAGGACCTACTTCTACGGCGTCGGCCACGACGGCTTCGACCCGGCCTCACCGCGGTTCGCGGGCACCATCGGCACCTTCACCACCGCCCCCGCCCACAAGGCGCCCTTCACCTTCACGGCCTTCGGCGACGAGGGTGTCGGCTACCACGGCCTCGCCAACAACAGCCTCCTCCTCGGCCAGAACCCGGCCTTCCACCTGCACGCCGGCGACATCGCCTACGCCGACCCGGCCGGCCAGGGCAAGACCGCCGACACCGGCTTCGACTCCCGGGTGTGGGACCAGTTCCTCGCCCAGACCGAGGCCGTGGCCAAGTCCGTGCCGTGGATGCCCGCCTACGGCAACCACGACATGGAGGCCTGGTACTCGCCCAACGGTTACGGCGGCGAGGAGGCCCGCTGGAACCTCCCCGACAACGGCCCCGACCGCAAGAACCTGCCGGGCGTCTACTCCTTCGTCTACGGGAACACGGCCGTCGTCTCCCTCGACGCCAACGACATCTCCTTCGAGATCCCGGCCAACCTCGGCATCTCCGGCGGCACCCAGACCAAGTGGCTGGAGGCGCAGCTCAAGAAGTTCCGCGCGGCCAAGGACGTCGACTTCGTCGTGGTCTTCTTCCACCACTGCGCCTACTGCACCTCCACCGCGCACGCCTCGGAAGGCGGTGTGCGCCAGGAGTGGGTGCCGCTGTTCGAGAAGTACGCGGTGGACCTGGTCATCAACGGCCACAACCACCAGTACGAGCGCACCGACGTCATCAAGGCCGGCGCGGTCACCAAGAAGCTCCCGATCGGCGGCACGGCGTACCCGGAGACCGAGGGGGTGGTGTACGTGACGGCGGGCGCGGCCGGCCGCAGCCTCTACTCCTTCACCGCCCCGCTGTCGTACGAGGGGCACGAGAACGAGGTCGAGTCCGTCTCGTCCTACATCAACACCAAGGAGGGCAAGCAGAACGAGACCGTCACGTGGTCGCGGGTGCGTTACCTGGACTACTCCTTCCTCCGCGTGGACGTGAAGCCCGCGCCGAAGGGGCACTACGCCACGCTGACCGTGCGCGGTATCGCGGAGACCGGTGCGCAGGTCGACCACTTCACGGTGGCGCGCCGGGCCAAGTAG
- the glmS gene encoding glutamine--fructose-6-phosphate transaminase (isomerizing), which produces MCGIVGYIGKRDVAPLLLEGLQRLEYRGYDSAGIVVTSPKTAGLKMVKAKGRVRDLEAKVPARFKGTTGIAHTRWATHGAPSDVNAHPHMSADNKVAVVHNGIIDNASDLRKKLEADGVEFLSETDTEVLTHLIARSQATTLEEKVRQAVRIVEGTYGIAVMHADFNDRIVVARNGSPVVLGIGEKEMFVASDIAALVTHTRQIVTLDDGEMATLKADDFRTYTTEGTRTTAEPTTVEWEAASYDMGGHDTYMHKEIHEQADAVDRVLRGRIDDRFSTVRLGGLNLDAREARQIRRVKILGCGTSYHAGMIGAQMIEELARIPADAEPASEFRYRNAVVDPDTLYIAVSQSGETYDVLAAVQELKRKGARVLGVVNVVGSAIAREADGGIYVHAGPEVCVVSTKCFTNTTVAFALLALHLGRTRDLSVRDGKRIIEGLRRLPAQIAEMLEQEEEIKKLAEQYAEARSMLFIGRVRGYPVAREASLKLKEVSYIHAEAYPASELKHGPLALIEPALPTVAIVPDDDLLEKNRAALEEIKARSGKILAVAHREQEKADQTIVVPKNEDELDPILMGIPLQLLAYHTALALGRDIDKPRNLAKSVTVE; this is translated from the coding sequence ATGTGCGGGATTGTCGGTTACATCGGCAAGCGCGATGTGGCGCCGCTGCTCCTTGAGGGCCTGCAGCGCCTGGAGTACCGGGGCTACGACTCGGCGGGCATAGTGGTCACCTCGCCCAAGACGGCCGGTCTGAAGATGGTCAAGGCCAAGGGCCGCGTCCGTGACCTGGAGGCCAAGGTCCCCGCGCGCTTCAAGGGCACCACCGGCATCGCCCACACCCGCTGGGCCACCCACGGCGCCCCGTCCGACGTGAACGCCCACCCGCACATGTCGGCCGACAACAAGGTCGCCGTCGTCCACAACGGCATCATCGACAACGCCTCCGACCTGCGGAAGAAGCTCGAAGCGGACGGCGTCGAGTTCCTCTCCGAGACGGACACCGAGGTCCTCACCCACCTCATCGCCCGCTCCCAGGCCACCACCCTGGAGGAGAAGGTCCGCCAGGCGGTACGCATCGTCGAGGGCACCTACGGCATCGCCGTCATGCACGCCGACTTCAACGACCGCATCGTCGTCGCCCGCAACGGCTCCCCGGTCGTCCTCGGCATCGGCGAGAAGGAGATGTTCGTCGCCTCGGACATAGCCGCTCTGGTCACCCACACCCGCCAGATCGTCACCCTCGACGACGGCGAGATGGCCACCCTCAAGGCCGACGACTTCCGCACCTACACCACGGAGGGCACCCGCACCACGGCGGAGCCCACCACCGTGGAGTGGGAGGCCGCCTCGTACGACATGGGCGGCCACGACACCTACATGCACAAGGAGATCCACGAGCAGGCCGACGCCGTGGACCGCGTGCTGCGCGGGCGCATCGACGACCGCTTCTCCACCGTGCGCCTCGGCGGCCTCAACCTGGACGCCCGCGAGGCGCGCCAGATCCGCCGCGTGAAGATCCTCGGCTGCGGCACCTCGTACCACGCGGGCATGATCGGCGCCCAGATGATCGAGGAGCTGGCCCGTATCCCCGCGGACGCCGAGCCGGCCTCCGAGTTCCGCTACCGCAACGCGGTCGTCGACCCCGACACCCTCTACATCGCCGTCTCCCAGTCCGGCGAGACGTACGACGTGCTGGCGGCCGTCCAGGAGCTGAAGCGCAAGGGCGCCCGCGTCCTGGGCGTCGTGAACGTCGTCGGCTCGGCGATCGCCCGCGAGGCGGACGGCGGCATCTACGTCCACGCCGGCCCCGAGGTCTGCGTCGTCTCCACGAAGTGCTTCACCAACACCACGGTGGCCTTCGCCCTGCTGGCGCTGCACCTGGGCCGCACCCGCGACCTCTCCGTCCGCGACGGCAAGCGGATCATCGAGGGCCTGCGCAGGCTCCCCGCCCAGATCGCCGAGATGCTGGAGCAGGAGGAGGAGATCAAGAAGCTGGCCGAGCAGTACGCCGAGGCCCGCTCGATGCTCTTCATCGGCCGCGTCCGGGGCTACCCGGTGGCCCGTGAGGCCTCCCTGAAGCTCAAGGAGGTCTCGTACATCCACGCCGAGGCCTACCCCGCCTCCGAGCTCAAGCACGGCCCGCTCGCCCTCATCGAGCCCGCCCTCCCGACGGTCGCCATCGTCCCCGACGACGACCTGCTGGAGAAGAACCGCGCCGCCCTGGAGGAGATCAAGGCCCGCAGCGGCAAGATCCTCGCCGTCGCCCACCGGGAGCAGGAGAAGGCCGACCAGACGATCGTCGTCCCCAAGAACGAGGACGAACTCGACCCGATCCTCATGGGCATCCCCCTCCAACTCCTCGCCTATCACACGGCGTTGGCCCTGGGCCGCGACATCGACAAGCCCAGGAACCTCGCGAAGTCGGTCACGGTCGAGTAG
- a CDS encoding universal stress protein: MAGQEFFDSADRKRRPVADHTAAEPLAAEETRPSCDPAFKHGVVVGFDGSTSSERALAYAIGMARRSGSGLIIVHVANRLPTTVWAGCEPPVFVDVPDHRTEVLGLELACADYLAEVPWILVERGGDICHELEEVGREYEADAIVVGSTHGLVGRLFGSVAGRLAKRAQRPVIVIP; encoded by the coding sequence ATGGCCGGTCAAGAATTCTTCGACTCCGCGGACCGCAAGCGGCGGCCCGTCGCCGATCACACGGCGGCCGAGCCCCTTGCGGCAGAAGAGACACGCCCCTCCTGCGATCCCGCCTTCAAGCATGGCGTCGTCGTCGGCTTCGACGGTTCGACGTCCAGTGAGCGTGCCCTCGCGTATGCCATCGGCATGGCCCGCCGCTCCGGCTCGGGCCTGATCATCGTGCATGTCGCCAACCGGCTGCCCACGACCGTGTGGGCCGGCTGCGAGCCGCCCGTCTTCGTCGACGTCCCCGATCACCGGACCGAGGTCCTCGGGCTGGAGCTCGCGTGCGCCGACTATCTCGCCGAAGTGCCCTGGATCCTCGTGGAGCGCGGCGGCGACATCTGCCACGAACTCGAAGAGGTGGGGCGGGAGTACGAGGCCGACGCGATCGTCGTCGGCTCCACGCACGGGCTCGTCGGCCGGCTCTTCGGGTCGGTCGCGGGACGGCTCGCGAAGCGGGCGCAGCGGCCGGTCATCGTCATTCCGTGA
- a CDS encoding helix-turn-helix domain-containing protein: MSHDSTAAPEAAARKLSGRRRKEIVAVLLFSGGPIFESSIPLSVFGIDRQDAGVPRYRLLVCAGEEGPLRTTGGLELTAPNGLEAISRAGTVVVPAWRSITSPPPEEALDALRRAHEEGARIVGLCTGAFVLAAAGLLDGRPATTHWMYAPTLAKRYPSVHVDPRELFVDDGDVLTSAGTAAGIDLCLHIVRTDHGNEAAGALARRLVVPPRRSGGQERYLDRSLPEEIGADPLAEVVAWALEHLHEQFDVETLAARAYMSRRTFDRRFRSLTGSAPLQWLITQRVLQAQRLLETSDYSVDEVAGRCGFRSPVALRGHFRRQLGSSPAAYRAAYRARRPQGEKHSDHHHDGPHGIHGPSPVSPEHAPVPLQARRTAAASTLAPSASLSTEGTKPELYATGRLPGQRSAP; this comes from the coding sequence ATGAGCCACGACTCCACCGCCGCGCCGGAAGCCGCGGCCCGGAAGCTGTCCGGGCGACGCCGCAAGGAGATCGTCGCGGTGCTGCTGTTCAGCGGCGGTCCCATCTTCGAAAGTTCCATACCACTGTCGGTGTTCGGGATCGACCGCCAGGACGCCGGCGTACCGCGCTACCGCCTGCTGGTGTGCGCGGGAGAGGAAGGCCCGCTGCGGACCACGGGGGGCCTGGAACTCACCGCACCGAACGGCCTTGAGGCGATCTCGCGTGCGGGCACGGTGGTCGTGCCCGCATGGCGTTCGATCACCTCACCGCCGCCGGAGGAAGCGCTCGACGCACTGCGCCGAGCGCACGAAGAGGGTGCCCGCATCGTCGGGCTGTGCACCGGCGCCTTCGTGCTGGCCGCCGCCGGCCTGCTGGACGGCAGGCCGGCGACGACACACTGGATGTACGCGCCGACGCTGGCCAAGCGCTATCCGTCCGTACACGTCGACCCACGAGAACTCTTCGTGGACGACGGCGACGTACTGACATCGGCCGGCACCGCGGCCGGAATCGATCTATGTCTGCACATCGTGCGGACCGACCACGGGAACGAGGCGGCCGGCGCGCTGGCCCGTCGTCTCGTCGTCCCACCCCGTCGATCGGGCGGCCAGGAGCGCTACCTCGATCGATCTTTACCAGAGGAGATCGGCGCCGACCCGCTCGCCGAGGTCGTCGCCTGGGCGCTGGAGCACCTCCACGAGCAGTTCGACGTGGAGACGCTCGCGGCACGGGCGTACATGAGCCGTCGTACGTTCGACCGCCGGTTCCGCTCGCTCACCGGGAGCGCTCCCCTGCAGTGGCTGATCACTCAGCGCGTACTGCAGGCGCAGCGTCTCCTGGAGACGTCGGACTACTCGGTGGACGAGGTCGCGGGGCGGTGCGGCTTCCGTTCGCCGGTGGCCCTGCGCGGGCACTTCCGGCGGCAGCTGGGCTCGTCCCCGGCGGCGTACCGGGCGGCGTACCGGGCGCGGCGTCCGCAGGGTGAGAAGCACAGCGACCACCACCACGACGGCCCGCACGGCATCCATGGGCCGTCCCCGGTGTCGCCGGAGCACGCCCCGGTGCCGCTCCAGGCCCGGCGCACGGCGGCGGCGAGCACCCTGGCGCCGTCGGCGTCCCTCTCCACGGAGGGCACCAAGCCCGAGCTGTACGCGACGGGCCGCCTGCCGGGGCAGCGCAGCGCGCCGTAG
- the orn gene encoding oligoribonuclease, producing MNDRMVWIDCEMTGLSLSDDALIEVAALVTDSELNVLGEGVDIVVRPPDSALETMPEVVRTMHTASGLLDALPGGTTLADAEAQVLAYVREHVKEPGKAPLCGNSVGTDRGFLLRDMPTLEDYLHYRIVDVSSIKELARRWYPRAYFNSPQKSGNHRALADIRESIAELRYYREAIFVPHPGPDSDTARTIAAKHVLPAL from the coding sequence ATGAACGATCGCATGGTGTGGATCGACTGCGAGATGACCGGCCTCTCGCTGTCCGACGACGCGCTCATCGAGGTGGCCGCCCTCGTCACCGACTCCGAGCTGAACGTGCTCGGCGAAGGTGTCGACATCGTCGTCCGCCCGCCGGACTCGGCGCTGGAGACCATGCCGGAGGTGGTGCGCACGATGCACACCGCGTCCGGCCTGCTCGACGCGCTGCCCGGCGGCACGACGCTGGCGGACGCCGAGGCACAGGTCCTGGCGTACGTACGGGAACACGTGAAGGAACCGGGCAAGGCCCCCCTGTGCGGCAACTCGGTGGGCACGGACCGCGGCTTCCTGCTCCGGGACATGCCCACGCTGGAGGACTACCTCCACTACCGCATCGTGGACGTCTCCTCGATCAAGGAGCTGGCCCGCCGCTGGTACCCGAGGGCGTACTTCAACAGCCCCCAGAAGAGCGGCAACCACCGCGCCCTCGCCGACATCCGCGAATCCATCGCCGAGCTGCGCTACTACCGCGAGGCGATCTTCGTCCCGCACCCCGGCCCCGACTCGGACACGGCACGCACGATCGCCGCGAAGCACGTCCTGCCCGCGCTGTAA
- a CDS encoding tetratricopeptide repeat-containing protein, which produces MDVEQGLAELAADLRALQVQHGNPALREIERHAPAERPLPPSTVSEVLNGRRLPRLDLLLALVQTLLGFTGGGDHRPVPPRDPRIESWRDRWSALQLLQRSAKQSISAAEATQQQPHAHPHPPAPAPAPSPSPSLSPEPDHPAEASVFDEPPAVRIFVAMPGSSMGGGARWTNIPEIRRQLLEPVATRVGKVLGCETHLVIEKEKTFMGTIHRSMFREAMEADVYIADLSGANPNVYLELGVRWALRDAVTVLIAQDVRQVLFNAAASRVIGYGPMPEELKEARRQITEAVVGGVRRREHVDSPVREGSAYVTVPRAHYEALATEIAGLRAQQGEDLIDAALALSHDNQDRSIELLHEAVARNPSSLRGHFELGVALRRKNRHAEAEAMLWICVRLRADHAPSWRELGTTRSKRGGLQEAADAFARAVELDDSDGETWATLGGLHRRLARREPPEQFDPVELERALGCYRRAIALSGNDTYPRLNEARVELLLHGVRGTDPSPVLDRFRRLEHLARFAAEDAAGTDPWPVFDLADTLLLTGREEEGLTELRKAIGLVRPHETESVLSSVVAPLQDFLNCQRLLAPTATSAIGAAVAECLRHLPQRIQS; this is translated from the coding sequence GTGGACGTCGAGCAAGGACTCGCCGAGTTGGCCGCGGACTTGAGGGCACTTCAGGTCCAGCACGGCAACCCGGCCCTGCGCGAGATCGAACGGCATGCCCCGGCCGAGCGCCCGCTGCCCCCGTCGACCGTCAGCGAGGTACTCAACGGCAGGCGTCTGCCCCGACTCGACCTGCTGCTCGCGCTTGTACAGACACTGCTGGGCTTCACCGGTGGCGGCGACCACCGCCCGGTGCCGCCGCGTGACCCCAGGATCGAGAGCTGGCGCGACCGCTGGAGCGCACTGCAGCTTCTTCAGAGGTCGGCCAAGCAGAGCATCTCGGCTGCCGAGGCGACTCAGCAACAACCGCACGCGCACCCGCACCCGCCGGCCCCGGCCCCGGCCCCGTCGCCGTCGCCGTCGCTGTCGCCGGAACCGGACCATCCGGCTGAGGCATCCGTGTTCGACGAGCCTCCGGCCGTCCGTATCTTCGTGGCGATGCCCGGCAGCTCAATGGGGGGCGGGGCCCGCTGGACGAACATCCCGGAGATCCGACGACAGTTACTGGAGCCCGTGGCCACGCGCGTCGGCAAGGTGCTGGGCTGCGAGACGCATCTGGTCATCGAGAAGGAGAAGACGTTCATGGGGACGATTCACCGCTCGATGTTCCGCGAGGCCATGGAGGCAGATGTCTACATAGCCGACCTGAGCGGCGCCAATCCCAACGTCTACCTGGAACTCGGTGTCCGGTGGGCGCTGCGCGACGCGGTGACCGTGCTGATCGCCCAGGACGTGCGCCAGGTCCTGTTCAACGCCGCGGCAAGCCGGGTGATCGGCTACGGCCCCATGCCGGAGGAGCTCAAGGAGGCAAGGCGGCAGATCACGGAGGCCGTGGTCGGGGGAGTACGCCGACGCGAACATGTGGACAGCCCCGTACGTGAGGGCTCCGCCTACGTCACGGTGCCGCGTGCCCACTACGAAGCCCTGGCCACGGAGATCGCGGGCCTGCGGGCACAGCAGGGCGAGGACCTCATCGACGCAGCGCTCGCCCTGAGCCATGACAACCAGGACCGGAGCATCGAGTTGCTGCACGAAGCAGTGGCCCGCAATCCTTCGAGCCTGCGCGGACACTTCGAGCTGGGTGTCGCACTGCGCCGGAAGAACCGCCATGCCGAGGCGGAGGCCATGTTGTGGATCTGTGTGAGGCTGCGGGCCGACCATGCCCCGAGCTGGCGTGAACTGGGCACCACGCGCAGCAAACGCGGTGGGCTCCAGGAGGCCGCGGACGCCTTCGCCCGCGCGGTCGAACTCGACGACTCCGATGGGGAGACCTGGGCCACCCTGGGCGGTCTGCACCGACGTCTGGCGCGCCGAGAACCTCCCGAGCAATTCGACCCCGTCGAACTGGAGAGGGCCCTGGGTTGCTATCGCCGGGCCATCGCACTGAGCGGCAACGACACCTATCCGCGGCTCAACGAGGCCCGGGTGGAACTGCTGCTCCACGGAGTCCGCGGCACCGACCCCTCCCCCGTCCTCGACAGATTCCGCCGGCTGGAGCATCTGGCGCGCTTCGCCGCGGAGGATGCTGCGGGAACCGACCCCTGGCCCGTCTTCGACCTCGCGGACACCCTGTTGCTGACGGGCCGCGAGGAGGAGGGGCTCACGGAACTGCGGAAGGCGATCGGCCTGGTACGGCCGCACGAGACCGAGTCGGTGCTCTCATCCGTCGTGGCGCCCCTGCAGGACTTCCTGAACTGCCAACGACTACTGGCCCCGACCGCCACGAGCGCCATCGGTGCGGCGGTCGCCGAGTGCCTACGGCATCTGCCGCAGCGAATTCAGAGCTGA
- a CDS encoding LacI family DNA-binding transcriptional regulator yields the protein MTGHGARGRSGGRPTLEEVAARAGVGRGTVSRVINGSPRVSDATRAAVEAAVAELGYVPNTAARALAANRTDAIAMVVPEPETRFFSEPYFSDILKGVGAQLSDTEMQLLLIFAGSDRERRRLAQYLAAHRVDGVLLVSVHADDPLPDLLSQLEIPAVISGPRSEHETLPSVDSDNYGGGRSAVEHLIERGRTRIGTITGRLDVYGAQRRVVGYRDALEDAGREVDERLIVPGDFTEEGGRRAMTELLARCPDLDAVFAESDVMAAGARQVLREAGRRIPDDVALVGFDDSAIARHMDPPLTSVRQPIEEMGRAMIDLLLDEIADRRPAVSRGLERRQVMLPTELVARASS from the coding sequence GTGACAGGCCACGGAGCACGGGGCCGGAGCGGTGGACGGCCGACGTTGGAAGAGGTCGCCGCTCGGGCCGGCGTGGGCCGGGGGACGGTGTCCCGGGTGATCAACGGCTCGCCCCGGGTCAGTGACGCGACCCGCGCGGCGGTCGAGGCGGCCGTCGCGGAGCTCGGCTACGTCCCGAACACGGCGGCCCGTGCTCTCGCGGCGAACCGCACCGATGCGATCGCGATGGTCGTCCCCGAGCCGGAGACCCGCTTCTTCTCCGAGCCGTACTTCTCCGACATCCTCAAGGGCGTGGGCGCACAGCTGTCCGACACGGAGATGCAGCTCCTGCTGATCTTCGCGGGCAGCGACCGGGAGCGCCGCCGTCTGGCCCAGTACCTGGCCGCGCACCGCGTCGACGGCGTCCTCCTGGTCTCGGTCCACGCGGACGACCCGCTCCCCGATTTGCTGTCACAACTGGAAATCCCGGCGGTCATCAGCGGCCCCCGCTCGGAGCACGAGACGCTCCCCTCCGTCGACTCCGACAACTACGGCGGCGGCCGCTCGGCGGTGGAACACCTGATCGAGCGGGGGCGGACCCGGATCGGCACCATCACCGGCCGCCTGGACGTCTACGGCGCCCAGCGGCGCGTCGTGGGCTACCGGGACGCCCTGGAGGACGCCGGCCGCGAGGTCGACGAGCGCCTGATCGTCCCCGGTGACTTCACGGAGGAGGGCGGCCGCCGGGCGATGACGGAACTGCTGGCCCGCTGCCCCGACCTCGACGCGGTCTTCGCCGAGTCCGACGTCATGGCCGCCGGCGCCCGCCAGGTCCTCCGCGAGGCGGGCCGCCGCATACCCGACGACGTCGCCCTCGTCGGCTTCGACGACTCGGCGATCGCCCGCCACATGGACCCACCCCTCACCAGCGTCCGCCAGCCCATAGAGGAAATGGGCCGCGCCATGATCGACCTCCTCCTCGACGAGATCGCGGACCGCCGCCCGGCGGTGTCCCGGGGGCTGGAGCGGCGACAGGTGATGCTGCCCACGGAGCTGGTGGCGCGGGCTTCTTCCTGA
- a CDS encoding ABC transporter substrate-binding protein yields the protein MRARTRTARNTVVLAAVAALGAGLLAGCSEDPDDGTSNEGGGNTEGKITLTVGTFGVFGYKQAGLYDEYMKQNPNVVIKENVTTKTSVYWPKTLTRLQAGSGTDDIQAIEIGNVTEAVETQGDKFVDLGKEVDKSQWLDWKNQQATTKDGKLIGLGTDIGPMAICYRKDLFEKAGLETDRAKLAEQWKGDWSKYVDLGKEYMKKAPKGTKYVDSASSVYNAALGGATERYYDKDGNTVWEKSQGVKDAWNDAMTVATSDMTAKLKQFELPWEQAYAKGSFATVACPAWMIGYIQEKSGDAGKGKWDVAAAPTAANWGGAFIGVPTASKHQKEAIALAKWLTAPEQQAKVFAKQASFPSTPSAYGTLKPSADTTAYFSDAPLTQIFSDSAKTIPVQYFGAKDQPIGTAITDIGIVQVEQKGKSPEEGWDAASKEIKDVLGQ from the coding sequence ATGCGAGCACGTACCCGAACCGCCCGCAACACGGTGGTCCTGGCAGCCGTCGCCGCCCTGGGCGCCGGGCTGCTGGCCGGCTGTTCCGAGGACCCGGACGACGGCACGTCGAACGAGGGCGGCGGCAACACCGAGGGCAAGATCACGCTGACGGTCGGCACCTTCGGCGTCTTCGGCTACAAGCAGGCCGGCCTGTACGACGAGTACATGAAGCAGAACCCGAACGTCGTCATCAAGGAGAACGTCACCACCAAGACCTCGGTCTACTGGCCCAAGACACTCACCCGTCTGCAGGCCGGCTCCGGCACCGACGACATCCAGGCGATCGAGATCGGCAACGTCACCGAGGCCGTGGAGACGCAGGGCGACAAGTTCGTCGACCTCGGCAAGGAGGTCGACAAGTCGCAGTGGCTGGACTGGAAGAACCAGCAGGCCACGACCAAGGACGGCAAGCTCATCGGGCTCGGCACCGACATCGGCCCGATGGCGATCTGCTACCGCAAGGACCTGTTCGAGAAGGCCGGCCTCGAAACGGACCGCGCCAAGCTCGCGGAGCAGTGGAAGGGCGACTGGAGCAAGTACGTCGACCTCGGCAAGGAGTACATGAAGAAGGCGCCGAAGGGCACCAAGTACGTGGACTCTGCCTCCTCGGTCTACAACGCGGCCCTCGGCGGCGCGACCGAGCGCTACTACGACAAGGACGGCAACACCGTCTGGGAGAAGTCGCAGGGCGTGAAGGACGCCTGGAACGACGCGATGACGGTGGCGACGAGCGACATGACGGCGAAGCTGAAGCAGTTCGAGCTGCCCTGGGAACAGGCCTACGCCAAGGGCTCCTTCGCCACGGTGGCCTGCCCGGCGTGGATGATCGGCTACATCCAGGAGAAGTCCGGTGACGCCGGCAAGGGCAAGTGGGACGTGGCGGCGGCGCCGACCGCGGCCAACTGGGGCGGCGCGTTCATCGGTGTGCCGACCGCGAGCAAGCACCAGAAGGAGGCCATCGCCCTGGCGAAGTGGCTGACCGCTCCGGAGCAGCAGGCCAAGGTCTTCGCCAAGCAGGCCAGCTTCCCGTCGACCCCGTCGGCGTACGGGACCCTGAAGCCGAGCGCCGATACCACCGCCTACTTCTCCGACGCGCCGCTGACGCAGATCTTCTCCGACTCGGCGAAGACGATCCCGGTGCAGTACTTCGGCGCCAAGGACCAGCCGATCGGCACCGCGATCACCGACATCGGCATCGTGCAGGTCGAGCAGAAGGGCAAGAGCCCTGAAGAGGGCTGGGACGCCGCCAGCAAGGAGATCAAGGACGTGCTCGGCCAGTGA